AAACTTTTTTTGAGAAAATAAATTGTTTTTGTCCTAAAACCAAGATTTTTATTGATATTTTTTTTAAATTGTTTATGATGTTTTCGATAAAAAAAGTTATATATTTTGATACAAATTTAATTAAGAAAAGAATCTTAAACGATTCTTAAAAGGCTCAGAAATGTTAGAGATTAAAAATTTAGAATTATCGTTCGGAAAACAAAAAATATTTGATAAAAGTTCATTTAAAATCAATTCTGGTGAGAGAGTTGGTCTAGCTGGATTGAATGGATCTGGTAAATCCACTCTATTTAGAATACTTACTGGTGAGTTAGAAAACTATGATGGAGAGATAAATACTCCTTCAGGCTATAAGATTGGTCACTTAGAGCAGCATTTGAACTTTACCAAACCTACTGTTTTAGAAGAAGCATGCTTAGGTTTAAGAGAAGAAGATTATTATAACGAGTGGAAAGTTGAAAAAATCCTTTCTGGATTAGGCTTTACAATAGAAGATTTTTATAGAGATCCAAATGAATTTTCTGGTGGATTTCAAGTTAGATTAAACTTGGCTAAATGTTTGGCTGGCGAACCAGATTTGCTTCTTTTGGACGAACCTACAAACTATTTGGATATCGTTTCAATCCGTTGGTTAGTTTCATTCTTAAAGAAATGGCCTAATGAACTTATACTTATTACCCATGATAGAAATAACATGAATAGTATCACAACTCATTCTATGGCAATACATAGACAAAAGATGGTTAAGTGCGAAGGTAATACTGTTAAGCTTTATGAACAAATTGCATTAGAAGAAGAAATGTATATGAGAGAAGTTGCTAACGATGCTAGAAGACGTGAAGAAATTGAGAAGTTCGTTAATAGGTTTAGATCTAAGGCAAGTTTGGCATCTCGTGTACAATCTAGAATTAAACAATTAGATAAAATGGGCAAGAAAGAAGAGTTGTCTCAAATTAAAACTCTTGGATTTACTTTTAATGAAGAAGAGTTCAGAGCAAGAAACTTGATGAAATTTGAAAATCTTACTTTTGGATATGAAGATGGTGAAAACCTTATTGAGAATTTATCTTTACATATAGAAAAAGATGATAGAGTTTGTATCATTGGTAGAAACGGTAAAGGTAAATCTACTTTAATGAAGGTATTGGTTGGTGAATTAGAAGCTAAATCTGGAGAAGTTACTTACCACCCTAACTGTAAAATTGGTTACTTCGGACAAACCAATATTGAAAGATTAGATCCTAACAACAATATTATTGATGAGCTTTTCACTGCTAGAGGTGGATTGACTAATACTGAAGTTTACAGTACTGCAGGTGCGATGCTATTCTCTGGAGAATTAGCTAAGAAAAGAATATCTGTACTGTCAGGTGGAGAGAAATCTCGTGTATCTCTTGGAAAGATTTTACTTAACACAACAAATCTTCTTATGTTGGACGAACCTACAAACCACTTAGACGCAGATTCTTGTGATTCATTAATCAATGCTATAGATAATTTTGATGGTGGATGTGTTATAGTTACCCACAATGAAATGTTCTTACATCATTTAGCAACAAAACTTGTTGTATTCGATGATGGAAAAGTTAGCGTATTTAATGGAACTTATAAAGAATGGCTAGATAAAGTTGGCTGGGCTGAATAAAACTAAATTACCCTCACCTTTCGTGGGGGTATTTTTTATTATATTTTTAATTGTAATATTAAATTTTCTATGCATAATTAATATAAAGTTTTTCAATGAAAAAAGGAGTTAAAATATGAATAAAAAAGTTGAAGAAAAAAAGGTAGCTAAAAAAGCACCTGCTAAAAAGAAAACTGTAGCTAAAAAACCAGCTGTTAAAAAAGTTGTTAAACCAACTAAAACTGTTGCAAAAAAAGTTGCACCTAAAAAAGCTGCTGAGCCTGTTAAGGAAACTACATCTTGCACTATGGGATCTTGCAAAATTGGTGGCAAATGTCCTTGCGTTAGATTCTTCAGAGGTTGTGGATGTAAAGGTAAAGCAATAATTCTTGCTGTTATCGCATTAATTGCTACTTTCCTAGTTGTACAAAGCATTGAAAACAAAGTTGCTGATAAAGCTGTTAAAGAAATTGAAAAAGCTGCTAAAGAAAGTGGGTTTATGTTTGAAGTTGAAGAAGTTGGTTATAGCCTGTTCTCTAAAAACTTTTATTTAGAAAATGTAACTCTTTCTCTTGTTCAAGCACCTGGAGTTAATTTATTTGTAGCTGAAGCTTCTATAGACTCTGAACTTGTAAAAATGTTTGATAAAGATTTTAAATATGAACTTCCTACAAAAAGCGGTTCTTCTGAAAATTACATCAAAGGTTTAACTGTTAATAAAGATCTTTTATTTGCTATGGGTCTTCCTGAAGATACTTACTTAGATATAGTTTCTTACGATCAAGTTTCTAAAGAAGCTGTGTTCTCTCAAGTTACTTTACATCTTAACAACTTTGCTGAAGTTGCTATTAGCACAAACATTACTGACTTAGAAAAATATATCTCAGGTCTTAACACTTTTGTTAAAAACAGTGAAGCACATCAAAATGACCAAGCTGCTTTAGAAAAAGATTTTGAAGAATTCTTTGCTTCATTATATATGGACTTTGCAAGCTTCTCTTATAAAGATAAAGGTCTTGATGAATTTATGAAAAAAATTAATCCTAATTACGAATATGAAAAAGACTTAAAACTTGTTGATATTAAACATGCTAAGGATTTAACTGAAGAACAAAGAACTGTTCTTAGAGATTTCGTTGCTAAACCTGAAAGCGTTAATATTAGCTGGAATAATAACTCAAATATTTCTGTAAAAGAATTAATCGACTCTATGAAAGCTAAAAAGAAATCAATCGATAAATTAAATTCTGGATTTACAGTTCAATTTAACGGACAACCTCTTTTCACTGAAGAAGTTCCTGTAGTTGAAACTAAAAAAGCTGAACCAGTTAAAGTTGAAGCTAAAGAAGAAGTAAAAATAAAAGTTACCCCTGAAGCTGAAGCACCTAAAACTGAAGAAGTTAAAAAATAATTCCAAAGATTATTGAGAACTTTAAGAGCTGGGTTTATTGCCTAGCTTTTTCTTTTAAATTTTTGTTTGTAATTATACATATTAAAAACCTAGAATTTCATAGCTAATTTTGAATCTTTTTGTTTGATTTTTTTAGGAATTTTGTATATAATGTTTATCGAATATTAATGCGAAATTTTATGGAGAATTATTATGCAAGCATCAACTTTTTCAATATTACACTTATTTACTGAAGCAGATTTCATTGTTAGAACAATTTCTGTTCTTTTGCTTTTTGCTTCTATCTATGCATGGTCAATTATTATAGAAAAAATCTTTATGATGAAGAGAGTTAAACATGCTACAAAATTATTTGAAGATGCGTTTTGGTCAGGTGGTGACTTAGATGCGCTTTACAAAAAGTTAGAAGGTAAAGCTTTCGATCCTATGTCAGTTGTGTTTACAGCTGCTATGA
This genomic window from Alphaproteobacteria bacterium contains:
- a CDS encoding ATP-binding cassette domain-containing protein: MLEIKNLELSFGKQKIFDKSSFKINSGERVGLAGLNGSGKSTLFRILTGELENYDGEINTPSGYKIGHLEQHLNFTKPTVLEEACLGLREEDYYNEWKVEKILSGLGFTIEDFYRDPNEFSGGFQVRLNLAKCLAGEPDLLLLDEPTNYLDIVSIRWLVSFLKKWPNELILITHDRNNMNSITTHSMAIHRQKMVKCEGNTVKLYEQIALEEEMYMREVANDARRREEIEKFVNRFRSKASLASRVQSRIKQLDKMGKKEELSQIKTLGFTFNEEEFRARNLMKFENLTFGYEDGENLIENLSLHIEKDDRVCIIGRNGKGKSTLMKVLVGELEAKSGEVTYHPNCKIGYFGQTNIERLDPNNNIIDELFTARGGLTNTEVYSTAGAMLFSGELAKKRISVLSGGEKSRVSLGKILLNTTNLLMLDEPTNHLDADSCDSLINAIDNFDGGCVIVTHNEMFLHHLATKLVVFDDGKVSVFNGTYKEWLDKVGWAE